GTCGCTCTAGTAAATCAACAGGATTGACAATTTCCAATCCGATATCGCTGTGCAATTGCAACTCTGCTGCTTCGCCGTGGCATTCGTAACACCGCAAAATCCATCGATCGCTACGATCTTCGGATTGTTTAAATGCGATTAAAATTAGATTTTCTGCTGATAAGTTCAACAATTGACCGACTGCTGGCAAGGGAGAATTTACTTTTTCACCTACCGATCGCAGTAGTATCGCTTGCAATGGTAAATTCAATTCGTACCCGCGTCGCACTGTACCAGCCGATCGCCAATCGCCGCTGTGAGGATAAAGGGCATATGTAAATTTATGATAACCTCGATCGGCTTCTGGATCTGGCCAACTCGGACTTCGCAATAACGTTAAACGCAATTGATTTGGCTGGCTGTCATATCCGTATTTGCAATCGTTCAGCAAACTGACACCGTACATGGGTTGTTCGATTTGCGATTGCAAATCTGAAATATTTTCGGTCAAATCTGCCCAACGCAATGCACTTACTTCCCATTTCGCTTTTTCTCGCTCTGTTTCGGGTCGAGTTGTTCTGGCGATCGCACCGCAAGGAATTTCGTAGGTGACGCTATCGGCAGTTAAGTTGAGCGGAAAGGCTGCTTTTAACAAAACGTGATTTTCTTGCCAGTTGGCGGTGGTGACGATTTGGAGAACGGCATCTCCTACATCTAATACGTAATCTTGACAAATTTCCGATTTACCCCATTCGCTCACTACTCGCAATCGCTGTCGCACTTCTCCTCTTTCGATCCACTCAATTGATTTCAGCACAGTTGCTGGTAATGGATGTTCTTGATATTTCGGGTCGATATTCCAAGCATCCCAATATTGTCCGCTATCTTGAAACGCTTGCAGTTGATTTCCTCCCGCTTCTTGGAGGATTTCTTTATAATTAATTTTATCGAAAACGCCGATCAAGTTACCACTTTCTCCCCCCACAATTACCCGCAGTAATTCATTCTCTAAAATCCAATCTTTTCCGACTAAACTATCTTTTTGGACAAGTTGGCGATTTTGTTGTAAGATAGATGTGTTAGGATTGCCCATACTATCGGCTATAAACGAAATTTCCCCCTTCGGCAACGAATTTGCAAGTGTTTCAGCCTTTTGAGGGCATAGCCAAAAGACGCGATACCCGATAGACGGAACATTATTTGCCACAAACAGCAGCGTCTTTTCATGGGATAGCTGGGACGAGAGGGGTTGTTTTTCCGAGTCGAAAACTTGCCAAAGCGTTGAGGAGGTGTGTAAAGGGACGGAGACGACTGCCGATCGCTCCCAGTTGAGGGAATTGAAAACGACCAGTGGCAAAGCGTCTGGAAAAGGTGGAGAAGGGAGAGCGATTTGAGAAGCGATCGCACTCATCGCATTTTGCCATATTTCCGCGCCGACTTGTTCCACTTCCCCCCAAGCGCGATTCGCATCCGCGAAAACTGCCGGGATCGAAGTTCCGGGCAGAATATCGTGAAATTGGTTAAACAGAACTTTTTTCCAGGCATCTTCCAATTCCGTTTTCGGGTAAGCTAACCCAACAGCAATCGCAGCCAGAGAGGAAAACAATTCCGCTTGGTAGAGCAAAGCTTCGCAGCGACGATGGGAACGCTTTTGATGGGCGTGAGTCGTGTAGCAACCGCGATGGAATTCTAGATATAATTCGTCATACCAAACGGGAATGTCAGTTTTCAGTTGTTCGTTGTTGACGATCGCAGACAAATAATTCTCAGCAGTTGTAAATTCCAAATTCGGGAAGAAAGGAGAATTTTGCCAACGCCTAGCAGTTTCCAACATATCGCGGGTAGGCCCGCCGCCGTGGTCGCCGACACCAGGCAGCCAAAGAGCATCGTGCAAACCAGTTTTGATTTGCCAATCGATCGCATACTTCATCATTTTAATAGGATCGATCGTTTCCCCAATTAAAGCAGACATCAAACTGAATATCTGCGTGCCATCAGGCGACTGCCACCAGAAAACACCGTAAGGAAATTTAGTCGTATCGTTCCACGCCAACTTCTGCGTCACAAAATATTCAATTCCGCCTTGTTTGAGAAATTGCGGTAAAGTCGCGCAAAAGCCAAAACTATCAGGTACCCAGGCAACGACACTGAAGCGATCGAACTTTTCCCGAACGTAGCGCTGACCGTAGAGAATTTGACGAACGATCGACTCACCATCGATTAAATTCAAATCCGGTTCCACCCACATTCCACCGACCACTTCCCAACGTCCGGCGATAACTTGTTTTTGGATATCCGCAAATAAATCCGGGCGATGTTTTTCGATCCATTCGTACAAAGCTGGCGTAGAATGACAGAAAATTAATTCCGGAAAATCTTGCTGTAATTCTAGAACTGATGCAAACGTGCGTTGAGCTGCGATCCAAGTTTCGCTCACCGGCCATAACCACGCCATATCTAAATGCGCGTGACCCAACAAAGAGATTTTGGATTTGGGATTTTGGATTTGGGATTGCAGAGTTTGACGTAATGTGGAAAGACAGCGATCGAACTTTTTTCGATCTGGCAAAATCGACCAATCAATCTCCGCCACAGCCGTTTCGAGAACATCTAATTTTTCCGGTGCAAAACTCTCTATATAATATAGATGTACCGCTAACTCATCGGCGACAAAACCAGGTTCGATCCGATCGCGATCGGCAGATTCGTAAACGCAAAGCGATCGCATCAACGCACCGCGATCGTGACTTGGACTAACCAAACGCAAAGCGATCGAAATTTCCTCACCTGGAATCGCAGATGCACTCAACACCACCCGCGTGAAATAATCGAATAAATCTCCCGACTGAACTAAGCGATCGTTAACAAAAATCCCGACATCTTCCGCCCACCAAGTTAACGCCAGTCGCAAAGTCAATCCCTCCAAAGGATAACCTTGCAAATTATCGGGAATCACCAACTTTTGTACCAGCCATAAAACTTGGCGTCCGCCTTCCCAAACAATCTGTCTTTTCTCATTCAGTTTCACAAACGGCCAGTTCTGCCATTCATCAGACGATCGCACACTCGACCAAGGCAAATCAACAGTACCATATTGCCAATTCGATAGAACATCCACCTGAGTGAGGCGACGCAACTTTTCTATTGATAACTCGATATCTCGAACTGGCGCTGTCATTTTAACTATAGCCTCCAGGCTAGTATATGTAGGGTGGGCAATGCCCACCGACAAATCATCTGCGTTCCGAAGCGATCGTCTGCAACAAACATATCCTAACCCGACATTTCACCAACAACACATCTGCGTTCATCCGCGTTTATCTGCATCCATATGCGGTAAAAATATCGAAAATCAACTGCGTTCCGAAGCGATCGTCTGCAACAAACATATCCTAACCCGACATTGCACCGACAAAACATCTGCGTTCATCCGCGTTTATCTGCATCCATCTGCGGTAAAAACATCCACATTTGACATATCACCGACAAAAAATCTGCGATCGTCTGCGCTAAACATATCCCAAAATGACATATCACCGACAAAAAATCTGCGATCGTCTGCGCTAAACATATCCCAAAATGACATTCCACTGACAACTCATCTGCGATCGTCTCCCCTAAACATATCGAAAATCGACATGGCAGCGACAACTCATCTGCGTTCATCCGCGTGCATCTGCCTTCATCTGCGGTAAAAACATCCACATTTGACATATCACCGACAAAAAATCTGCGATCGTCTCCACTAAAAATATCGAAAATAGACATTGCACTGACAACTCATCTGCGTTCATCCGCGTGCATCTGCCTTCATCTGCGGGAAAAACATCCAAACCCGACATTTCACAGCCGATCGTAATGTACAATAAAAAAGCTGTCGGATTTTCACCAGCCGCCCTTCGCCCTAAAAATTATGCCTTCCCCAGCCGGTCGCTATCGCAGCAGATTATTCAACGTCTTGTCACGGCAGTATCGCCGGATGAAAGATCAAAGCGATCGCGCACTCAGACATCTCCAGGTAGGCGCGACGTGGACAGCCCAGATCCTCCTTTACCCAGCATACCTGACAATTCAGGCAGTGCGACTGGCTGGCAAGCAACTCAAACAAGCCGTCAATCACAGCAATTCTACAACCAAAAATCTCCCCTCCGCCGATATCCCGATTCAACGAGTGCTGGAAACAGCGATTTCCCTGTCGCCACCCCCAGATGTATTGGGGGAAGCAG
This region of Aerosakkonema funiforme FACHB-1375 genomic DNA includes:
- a CDS encoding alpha-mannosidase — its product is MTAPVRDIELSIEKLRRLTQVDVLSNWQYGTVDLPWSSVRSSDEWQNWPFVKLNEKRQIVWEGGRQVLWLVQKLVIPDNLQGYPLEGLTLRLALTWWAEDVGIFVNDRLVQSGDLFDYFTRVVLSASAIPGEEISIALRLVSPSHDRGALMRSLCVYESADRDRIEPGFVADELAVHLYYIESFAPEKLDVLETAVAEIDWSILPDRKKFDRCLSTLRQTLQSQIQNPKSKISLLGHAHLDMAWLWPVSETWIAAQRTFASVLELQQDFPELIFCHSTPALYEWIEKHRPDLFADIQKQVIAGRWEVVGGMWVEPDLNLIDGESIVRQILYGQRYVREKFDRFSVVAWVPDSFGFCATLPQFLKQGGIEYFVTQKLAWNDTTKFPYGVFWWQSPDGTQIFSLMSALIGETIDPIKMMKYAIDWQIKTGLHDALWLPGVGDHGGGPTRDMLETARRWQNSPFFPNLEFTTAENYLSAIVNNEQLKTDIPVWYDELYLEFHRGCYTTHAHQKRSHRRCEALLYQAELFSSLAAIAVGLAYPKTELEDAWKKVLFNQFHDILPGTSIPAVFADANRAWGEVEQVGAEIWQNAMSAIASQIALPSPPFPDALPLVVFNSLNWERSAVVSVPLHTSSTLWQVFDSEKQPLSSQLSHEKTLLFVANNVPSIGYRVFWLCPQKAETLANSLPKGEISFIADSMGNPNTSILQQNRQLVQKDSLVGKDWILENELLRVIVGGESGNLIGVFDKINYKEILQEAGGNQLQAFQDSGQYWDAWNIDPKYQEHPLPATVLKSIEWIERGEVRQRLRVVSEWGKSEICQDYVLDVGDAVLQIVTTANWQENHVLLKAAFPLNLTADSVTYEIPCGAIARTTRPETEREKAKWEVSALRWADLTENISDLQSQIEQPMYGVSLLNDCKYGYDSQPNQLRLTLLRSPSWPDPEADRGYHKFTYALYPHSGDWRSAGTVRRGYELNLPLQAILLRSVGEKVNSPLPAVGQLLNLSAENLILIAFKQSEDRSDRWILRCYECHGEAAELQLHSDIGLEIVNPVDLLERPVDAPEILSDNQTYNIAPWKIVSFECLCNLNQS